From a single Micromonospora sp. WMMD1102 genomic region:
- the ilvD gene encoding dihydroxy-acid dehydratase, giving the protein MPDLRSKTSTHGRTMAGARALWRATGMTDDDFGKPIVAIANSFTQFVPGHVHLKDLGGLVADAVADAGGVGREFNTIAVDDGIAMGHGGMLYSLPSRELIADAVEYMVNAHCADALVCISNCDKITPGMLLAALRLDIPTVFVSGGPMEAGKTVAIEGIVHDKIDLIDAMIASSNDAVTDDQLGAIERSACPTCGSCSGMFTANSMNCLTEAIGLALPGNGSVLATHAARKALFERAGRLVVEIANRWYSGNDASVLPRAIASRAAFENAVALDVAMGGSTNTVLHLLAAAREAELDFGVADIDEISRRVPCLAKVAPNSPKYHMEDVHRAGGIPAILGELDRAGLLRRDVHAVHSTDLDGWLADWDIRGGKASPEAIELFHAAPGGVRTTEPFSTDNRWSKLDTDAAEGCIRDREHAYTADGGLAILHGNLAPDGAVVKTAGVPAECLTFRGPAKVFESQEAAVDAILGKQVVAGDVVVIRYEGPKGGPGMQEMLYPTSFLKGRGLGRECALITDGRFSGGTSGLSIGHVSPEAAGGGLIALVEPGDEIVIDIPNRNIELAVSAEVLQARRIAQEKRERPYTPIDRERPVSAALRAYALMATSASDGAYRRVPE; this is encoded by the coding sequence ATGCCTGACCTGCGGTCGAAGACCTCCACGCACGGCCGGACGATGGCCGGCGCCCGCGCCCTGTGGCGGGCCACCGGGATGACGGACGACGACTTCGGCAAGCCGATCGTCGCCATCGCGAACAGTTTCACCCAGTTCGTACCCGGGCACGTCCACCTCAAGGACCTCGGCGGCCTGGTCGCGGACGCGGTGGCCGACGCCGGCGGGGTCGGCCGGGAGTTCAACACCATCGCCGTCGACGACGGCATCGCGATGGGGCACGGCGGGATGCTCTACTCGCTGCCCAGCCGGGAGCTGATCGCCGACGCCGTCGAATACATGGTCAACGCGCACTGCGCCGACGCCCTGGTCTGCATCTCCAACTGCGACAAGATCACTCCGGGGATGCTGCTCGCCGCGCTCCGGCTGGACATCCCGACCGTCTTCGTCTCCGGCGGCCCGATGGAGGCCGGCAAGACGGTGGCGATCGAGGGGATCGTGCACGACAAGATCGACCTGATCGACGCGATGATCGCCTCATCGAACGACGCGGTCACCGACGACCAGCTCGGCGCGATCGAACGCTCCGCCTGCCCCACCTGCGGCTCCTGCTCCGGCATGTTCACCGCCAACTCGATGAACTGCCTCACCGAGGCGATCGGGCTGGCGCTGCCGGGCAACGGCTCGGTGCTGGCCACCCACGCCGCCCGCAAGGCGCTCTTCGAGCGGGCCGGCCGGCTCGTCGTGGAGATCGCCAACCGCTGGTACTCCGGGAACGACGCCTCGGTGCTGCCCCGCGCGATCGCCTCCCGGGCCGCGTTCGAGAACGCGGTCGCCCTCGACGTGGCGATGGGCGGCTCCACGAACACCGTGCTGCACCTGCTCGCCGCGGCCCGCGAGGCGGAACTCGACTTCGGTGTCGCCGACATCGACGAGATCTCCCGCCGGGTGCCCTGCCTGGCCAAGGTCGCCCCGAACTCCCCGAAATACCACATGGAGGACGTGCACCGGGCCGGCGGCATCCCGGCGATCCTCGGCGAACTGGACCGGGCCGGCCTGCTGCGCCGGGACGTGCACGCGGTGCACTCGACCGACCTGGACGGCTGGCTGGCCGACTGGGACATCCGGGGCGGCAAGGCCAGCCCGGAGGCGATCGAGCTGTTCCACGCCGCCCCGGGCGGGGTACGCACCACCGAGCCGTTCTCCACCGACAACCGCTGGTCCAAACTGGACACCGACGCGGCCGAGGGGTGCATCCGGGACCGGGAGCACGCGTACACCGCAGATGGCGGGCTGGCGATCCTGCACGGCAACCTCGCCCCGGACGGCGCGGTGGTGAAGACCGCCGGGGTGCCGGCCGAGTGCCTCACCTTCCGGGGCCCGGCCAAGGTCTTCGAGTCGCAGGAGGCCGCCGTCGACGCCATCCTCGGCAAGCAGGTCGTCGCCGGTGACGTGGTGGTGATCCGCTACGAGGGCCCGAAGGGCGGGCCCGGGATGCAGGAGATGCTCTATCCCACCTCGTTCCTCAAGGGACGCGGCCTGGGCCGGGAGTGTGCCCTGATCACCGACGGCCGGTTCTCCGGCGGCACCTCCGGGCTCTCCATCGGGCACGTCTCCCCCGAGGCGGCCGGCGGCGGGCTGATCGCGCTCGTCGAGCCCGGCGACGAGATCGTCATCGACATCCCGAACCGGAACATCGAGCTGGCGGTGTCGGCCGAGGTGCTCCAAGCCCGCCGGATCGCGCAGGAGAAGCGGGAACGGCCCTACACGCCGATCGACCGGGAGCGGCCGGTCTCCGCGGCGCTGCGCGCGTACGCCTTGATGGCGACCTCGGCCAGCGACGGCGCCTACCGGCGCGTTCCGGAGTGA